The Arachis ipaensis cultivar K30076 chromosome B05, Araip1.1, whole genome shotgun sequence nucleotide sequence TTGTTGCTCTTGTTCTTTGGTTGCTTCTGCTTCTATTTTTTCTAGTTGCTTCATttctgtttctatttttttttatgtttattacatTATTTCATTGGTGTTGTTGCTGATGCTttgacaaagaagaagaaaaaagaagaagagttgatgtaatggagaaaaagaaaaaaaaaatagaaaatgaggATTTTGGTGAAGAAGGGGAAGGGTATTTTGGttcgaaggacgattttaaaaccaaattaaacCTTAGGATAAATTCGAATGCAAAAAAAAATtgaggacgaaaaaaattttcagtccTTACTTTAAAGACCAAAATCGTATTTAACCTTTAAAATgatgtctttttttttctttttgttttcctgGGCTAAGTCCAACACAACACACCTAAGAGATGCAGCCTCAGAAGTCAGATCACCTGGTCTTCTTCTCAGCCTCCATAGAAACGCAACAATCGATGCCATCAGAACCGCAACTCCACTAGACGTTGCGGGTCATGGTGTCGAGGTCCGCTTCCTGAAGCATCAACTATCTTTTCATCTTGAACGAGAAATCTGCTTCGTCTTCACTCCATAGTTTCTTCTTGCTGCCGTTCCAAAGTTCAAGTCCCAATTCATCTAAACACTACACAAGTGTTTTTCCAAACGTACTTCTCTTGAAACATTTTCTGGATGTCTTTCTCAACGGAAGCGAATAAGTTCCAATTTTGTTGGCATGTTTTGTGCCGTTGATGAAGGACGGCGAGAATCAATCGCCACTTACtccttttttatttataattttcaaaaacttctcAATGTAATtggattattattattgttatttataatttttttaaaaattgataattAGAGATCCGTTAATTCAGTTTTTGTTCAAACTCAAAATTAATTTGCTTGCTCTCCACTTGAGGTAAGGGGAGAAGGAGAAGTGGGTGGTGTGGTGGAATGAGATGAAAGAGGAGCCGACAGTGACGAAGTGAAAAAGGATGTTCTCAAAGCAGTGCTAGAGAATGAAGAGGACGACGGCCATGGAAATTGGAGGATGCTGGCGTCAACATGCATGGTATCGAAGCACTTGTCTTCTTcagtttttttaattaattaaattaacatTATAAATTCATCCGTATgatttttcataattttaaactATACCTGTAGTTTAGAGGTCATGAATATACTTTCTCGACTATAGAAAACTCCGAAAGAGATATGGCTATGGTATAATAGTTCAAGAAAATATTAAGGCCTTGGCCTTTTGTTTTTTTTGTCTACAACACACACTCACTCACACATATATGTTATACTAtccacttttttattttaatctggACTCGAATTCCTGTGCAGCTTTCTAGGAGGTTAATAACTCCTCTATTAACCAAATTGAGTAGTCTAATTATTAGTTtactaatttatttaaataaatatcaaaaatttaaattttattttagacatacaacaaaataataataataataataataactcttCCACTATGTGATGTAGGCCTTGGTTTTTAAGAGTCATTAcccttttattattaaaattattgggaaaaaaaaatttgagatcCAAGtcgaaaataatgaaaaattgggacgtttattttataaatatttagagaaaaaaaaataaaaatgtagaTTGTCTGGCACAAAATAGTTTAGATTTAAATTATAgactatatttttaaaatttttcttctaAAGAGATAATTAGTATTATAGTTGATAATGAACAAAAAGCATTTTTATCTCATCTAATTGTATTTAAGTTTCTTTTATTTGGGTGTTAGTCTCATTTTAATGTCAAACAAAAAAAGGACTAATTTTATCTTAAAATAAGTatacttttttaaaataaattttttatattgatAAAATGAAAAGACTTAAACAGTAGTAGTATCAATAGAGTATCAATAATAGTCATCCTTATAACTTTTAAGCAACATAAATACTTAAtgcttttttttatgtttatgcaGAAGTATTATTATTCGTTTTTGAATATTGTATATAAATTAGGTTAGGTTTGTTTCTGAtttaagagagaaagaaaatgaaagatattaattaaaggataaataaaatatggatgaACGTTAACGCAGATTGAATCAGGTTGAATATGGTCAAAATTTCGATCCGATTCACACTAAAATTATTGGATCAGATCGAATTCAATATCTGTAGTTTTTAATTTTGGATTCGATCCGATCTGTATATTTGCGGATCGAATCGGATATATCCACAAAatatacaaatatttttaaaaatttatttttattaaaaaattaataaaattctttttttctactcttttaaacatgtttacttttaaaataatattaagtatatattttttaaacaataaaaataaaataatataacatatataataatataatatatatgatatttattagttaaaatatttaaaaaatatttatttatttatttatttttgtggatATCTACATAAAATTCACAATTTAATCCTATTAGTATGCGAATCAAATTCGAATAAACATCGTAAATATGCGAATCAAATCTAATTCATGAACACCCTCAAATAAAGGATGGAAATgtgtttttttttggtgacttggaTGGAAATGTGTTTAAAtactttactaatttttttattttaaaagtattAAAACCTCAAATGAGAAGTAAGTGAAGAACTTTGAATTATATTGCTATTTTAAATtacattttttatattaatttaatgATTGGAGTGTTTTTTCTAAATATCCATTTTAGTATTCTAAGACTGAAACATACTATATTTAGCATAGTTATTGGACTTGACTTGATTCGGTCGGTTCGACCGAAAATTTGATCATCTGACTGGACCAAATCACTCGTAGAACCGTCTATGTAATAAACCTAGTAAAATCTGGTTCGACCTGACGAATTTTATGTGAACTCAGTTATCCGGCCGGTTAATCTAACCTGATTGGGGTCatgtttattaatttatttttatttttttctgaaaCGGCGTCGTTTCAGGCAATCCCACCCTCTCTTTGAATGAACTCTAAGCCACGAATCGAGACTCTGAGTCCAACCGCCCCTAACCCCAGCCAGCCTCGTCTCTCTGCTCTCTCTAACTCGGCGTTGGCAGCCCCTCACCCTCACCTCGTCACTCTCTCGTCTCTCCTCTCACCTCGTCAGTCGTCAGTTCGTCACTCTCAATCTCTGGGTCTCTCACCTCGTCGCTCTCTCAGTCTCTCACCGTGCCCCTGCGTTCCCTTCGTCGGAACCAGTGAAGCAGCATCTGCTCCCTCGAGTGGTGGTGGTCGTCGTCGTCTTCTCAACCAGGTGAGCTCCAATTTTCGACCCTGTTCTTTCTCTAGTTCAATGTTGATTTCAGTGAATCTGGTGGTTGTTGAATGTGATTGTTGCTATTTTTAGAGTTGTTGATGTTCTTTCTCTGGTTCAATGTTGTAACAACTTACCACACaaaactttacgcttaagtcgtaaaactaATGTGGTGTGGTACTACGACCTTTAAAATAAAACGTATATATGTATATTAGTCGAAAGAAGGTAGTATACTAGGAACCTTGAAGAATAGGCAAAATAAAATCGTAAAATCAAAAGTGCAACATTCAAGATCAAGGAttacttgcgtacgaagaaagCTAGAGTTTATAAACATATGTATATAGAAAGTAAGAACAGAGGGTCAAGAGTACAAAATAGCAAGCTCCaaattacatatatatacacaccTAATTCACATTTATCACATATACATATACAAAACTCAATACCTACACACTTAACCAATGAATTCACTATGGGTCGAGAATCCTTACTGTACCCACGGACCAAACGAACCAAGCCCCACAATTCTCGCAAGCTAGATCGAACCTAAAGTACCAAAACCAACAAAATCTCAACATATATACTCACAAATTTCGAAATCATGGGGTAGAGCAACTGGAGTGAGAGTGAGGCTTACCTAGGAAATTGTTCTGATAGATACATAAAGCTCGACGCGgtggtcgcgtggccgcaaacggtgcggcgatcggagcttggAGCGAAAAGTTATGGATGATTGAATGGAAGACAAGGGTTTGGAACCTTTCTTCCTTTCCCTTGTGTTTGCTTCAGCGTTCTTGGCTGAATGAAGGAAGAAGAGTAATTCTTCTTAAAGTGTATGGGTTgattgggttgggccttgggcccattttgggcTTGGTTCGGTCCGTTcgacccaattttgggccaaattatttaaaattagtgtcaaaattcttattttaattggctctatcttattttattataaaatttacatttctaatttcttttattgaaaattaattttttgattatttattcgctaattttacggggtttacatcctacccacctaattaagaattttaccctcaaaaattcaaatttagttacctgaaaagaggtgtgtGTAGTCCTTCCGCATATCTGATTCGAGCTCCCAAGTATACTCTTCAATACCAGCTCGAAtccaagctacttttaccaatgatacttTCTTTCCGCGCAAACGTTTGACGCTGGTGTCATCGATCCTAACCAGGATTACTAGAAGTGTCAGATCTTCTCGTACTTGAACCGATTTCGGTTCCAGAATATGACTTGCATCAGGAGTATATTtacgaagctgcgacacgtgaaatatGTTGTGCAGGTTTGAAAGATGTGGCGGTAAGACAATCCTGTAAGCTACCGGCCCAATCCTCTTCAAAATTTCAAATGGTCCAATGTAACGGGATTTAACTTCTTCGTCTTGATTGCTTTTCCCACTCCAGTTGTTGGAGTAACCTTCAGAAAcacatgctctccttcttcaaattcTAAAGGCTTCTGCCTTTGATCAGCATAGCTCTTCTGACGGCTTTGAGCGACAAGCATTCGACTTTGGATTTTCTTTATCTGCTCAGTAGTTTCAGATATCATTTCAGGCCCTAACAAGCTCTTCTCCCCAGTTTCATACCAGCTTAGCGGAGACTAGAACTTCCttccatacagagcctcatacggagccatcccgaTGCTTgcatggtagctattattatatgcaaactccactagtgGCATATACCAATCCTAGCTCGCtggctggtccaaaacacaagctctcagcATATCATCCAATGTTTGGATTGTCCTCTCTGACTGACCTTCTGTTTGAGGGTGATATGTAATGCTTAAACTCAACTGAGTCCCAAATGCTCGCTGAAAGGCTCCCCAGAATCTTGATGTGAATCGAGGATCTCTGTCGGATATGATGGTGGTAGGAACGCCGTGCAACCTCACAACCTCTTTAATGTACAGTCATGCTAACTCCTCCAATGTACAGCTCATTCGAATGGGGAAAAAGTGGGGCAACTTTGTCAGTCGATCCACAATCACCCAAACAGCATCATATCCGGCCCGAGTCCTTGAGAAGCCCGACACGAAGTCCATTGCAATGCTCTCCCACTTCCATTACAAAATCTCTAAGGGCTGAAGGGTTCCTGATGGTTTCTGATGCTCAATCTTGACTTTCTGATaggttaagcactttgaaacgtGCAACGtcacatcattcttcattcctGGCCACCGGAACATCGTTTTCAGATCTTGATACATCTTAGTGCTTCCCGGATGGATAGAGAacccgcttttgtgtgcctccttcaAGATATCCTGCCGTAAGTTTCCGACGTCCGGTACAATAATTCGGCCCTTAAACCTCCATAATCCGTCTTTTTCCTCTGACACTCTCCACTACTTCCCTTGTTCAATTGCCGGCAATACTTTCTGTAATTCTTTATGATCTTGCTGAGCTTTTTCAATCTCAGACTTGAATTTACTTGAAATTTGCAGCTGACTTAAACACAGAGTCCCAAACTCCTCTCCAACACCCAATTTCAGGCATTCAAACGCCTTTAGCAACTCTTCCTCTCGTAGCATCATCTAAGCAGCACATAGGGACTTCTGGCTTAAAGCGTCCGCCACAACATTCGCTTTTCCAGGGTGGTAACTCAACTTGAAGTCATAGTCCTTtagaagctccatccacctcctctgacgcatattcaatTCTTTTTGCTCAAAGAGGTACTTCAAGCTtttgtgatctgagaagacttggAACCTAACACCATAGAGATAATGTCTTCAAATCTTTAGAGCAAACACAACGGCAGCATGCTCTAAATCGTGAGTCGGGTAGTTCATCTCGTGCGGCcttaactgtcgtgaggcatatgCCACGACATTAcggtgctgcatcagcacgcaccccAGACCCTTCATTGATGCGTCACAGTATACCTCAAATGGCTCACTCGGCTCGGGCAATACTAACACATGTGCAGTAGTCAACCTCAACGCTTGAAAGCtttcctcgcactcaggagtccaaacaaatggTGCATCATTTCTAGTCAGCTTAGTTAAAAGCAAAGCGAGTTGTGAAAATCCTTTAATGAACCTCCGGTAACAACccgccaaacctaggaaactcTTAATTTCTGTCACAGAAGCTGGGCGCTCCCAATTCATTACTGCCTCAACTTTAGCAGGATCCACAGAAATCCCCTGTTGACTTACCACATGACTAAGAAACTTCACCTCACTTTTCCAGAACTCGCATTTAGATAACTTGGCATACAATTTTCTCTCCTTCAAGATTTACAGCACAGTTCACAAGTGATCTACATATTCTGCTTCGATTTTAGAGTAAATGAGAACGTCATCAATGAAGATGACAATGAATTTATCTAAGAACGGACAGAAGATTCGGTTCATGTAGTCCATAAACACTGTCGGGGCATTGGTTAACATGAAAGACATCACCGTGTATTCGTAGTGACCGTATCGCGTTTTGAAAGCAGTCTTCAGAATGTCCTCGTCTCTAACCCTAATCTGATGATACCCATATCGCAAGTCAATCTTGGAAAACACTCTGGCTCCCTGTAGTTGATCGATTAGATCGTCGATCCTTGGCAACGGATATTTATTTTTTACGGTAACTTTATTCAACTGCCGATAATCGACACACAGACGCAtactcccatccttcttctttaccagtaacactggcgctccccacAAAGAAACACTCGACCGAATGAAACGTTTACTCATTAAGTCTTCCAGCTAAGCCTTAAGGTCGGCCATCTCCAAAGGTGACATACTATAAGGAGCACTCGAGATCGGACCTGCTCTAGGTACTAATTCAATTGCAAACTCAACCTCTCGATTAGGTGGAAATTCACAAACAACCAGGATTTGCTCTAAGATTtggtcatcacccgaaacacccacAGTTAACAGCATAATACCCTGACATTTATATCCAGAACAGTTTACCATCATAGAGTTTAAATAGTAATTATTCACCACAACTGACCCTTCTGATCCGTCTGGCATAAAGTACATTGATTTCTCAAACAGTCGAGCAAAACATGATTCTTAGATAACCAATCCAGTCCCAAAATGAGATCCAGACCAGTCATCGGTAAACAGATCAAATCATGAACGAAATCACGCTGTTGAACCCAAAACGAGACTTATGGACATCCTAACCTAGTCATAATGGCTTTAGAAGTGGTATTATGCACATTTAAATCATAACCTAAGACCTCAATCTTCAGTCCTAACTCATCAGCCCTTTCAAATGCTATAAATGAATGTGTCGCCCCAGAATCAAATAAAGCACTTAAAAATTTACCAGCTACTTCACAGTTACCTCTGATCAAGGTCTCGAATCCCTCGGCACCTACTGCTGAAGTGGTGAACACTCTCCCTAGCTACTGCACTCTACCAGTATCATACTTCTTCTTTTCTGGGCAATTCCAGGCCAAGTGCCCCAGGTTGTCTACAAAAGAAACACACCCCCAATCCTACTCTGCATGGAACTCCGAGATGATGCTTCCCGCGCCTTTGATAGTTTAGATCACTCTGTGGCTGCTTTCCATACCTTCTTTCTTGATTGGCATTGTTATTCTGCCTCCTGAAACTACCTTGACCCTGATTATATTGCGGAACAAAACCTCCATGCTTGAAATTTTGGCCCCTCGGTGCAAAGTTCCTCCCTTGAGCCCTCTAAAAAGGCATCCTCAGACTTCCCTTCTCCAATGACGCCTTCCTCACACATTCTTCTGCCACTCGGCTTTTGTTTACAAGCTCAGAGAATACTCTGATCTCCACCAGGGCAACGGAGCTCATAATATCATTCTGAAGGCCCCTTTCGTACTTAATGCACTTCTATTCAGCAAAATCCTTAGGCGTACATTGGCCAATGCGAGAAAATTGGCACAGTTCTTCGAACTTGTTAGTGTACTCAGTAACAGTCACCTGTCCTTGTTTCAATTGTAGTAATTCAAGTTCTTTGGTGTTTCTGACCGAGTTTGGAAAATACTTTCTATAAAACTCTGTTCAAAACACTTCCCATGGTACCATAGCTCCATCTGGCTGCAAGATACGTCGTGTTCTCTACCACCAGTATTGGGTCTCGCCTTGCAGCTGATAAGTCCCGAATTCAACCCACTGCTCCTCAAGAACCTGTTGAGCCTGCAGTGCCTGCTCCATAGCCTGAAT carries:
- the LOC107640048 gene encoding uncharacterized protein LOC107640048 — encoded protein: MISETTEQIKKIQSRMLVAQSRQKSYADQRQKPLEFEEGEHVFLKRIGPVAYRIVLPPHLSNLHNIFHVSQLRKYTPDASHILEPKSVQVREDLTLLVILVRIDDTSVKRLRGKKVSLVKVAWIRAGIEEYTWELESDMRKDYTHLFSGN